A genomic segment from Actinomycetota bacterium encodes:
- a CDS encoding NADH-quinone oxidoreductase subunit A — protein sequence MFVLVVAFGFGSIGLSWLIAPKKPSPEKLAPYECGIVPEHEPAQRFPVKFYLVAMLFVIFDIETIFLFAWAVQFRELGWYGIAAVGIFTFLVIETLGYVWKRGALDWNVKRRSRYVREEEAA from the coding sequence ATGTTTGTGCTGGTAGTGGCATTTGGATTCGGCAGCATCGGACTCTCCTGGCTCATCGCTCCGAAGAAGCCGTCACCGGAGAAGCTTGCACCGTACGAGTGCGGTATCGTCCCGGAGCACGAGCCTGCCCAGCGATTCCCCGTCAAGTTCTACCTCGTCGCGATGCTGTTCGTGATCTTCGACATCGAAACGATCTTTCTGTTCGCATGGGCGGTCCAGTTCCGTGAATTGGGCTGGTATGGCATTGCGGCGGTCGGCATCTTCACGTTCCTCGTCATCGAAACGCTCGGATATGTGTGGAAGCGCGGAGCGCTCGATTGGAATGTCAAGCGCCGTTCCCGATATGTCCGTGAAGAAGAGGCCGCATAA